One window of the Cryptomeria japonica chromosome 7, Sugi_1.0, whole genome shotgun sequence genome contains the following:
- the LOC131047212 gene encoding uncharacterized protein LOC131047212, protein MARGKGNKGKGNTKQGQPAPTKVNTSDDRGDEVKNLKSLNQSLLITITSERKQIDELKNALQMSDDASKKLLVEARSLWDSCEEAMKSTIEELKNELSQTRILNDSHEKICTQLTQEKNELENKLKECNDESKELQSLKNELNQTRILSSSHENLCTQLAQEKDELENKLKECKNEIQGLQSLKNELNQTRILCENYENLCSQLEQEKNMLENKVKECNDMIEELRGNMNEDICLSDMQTEIVKLQNKLDSVINEKKVLNHKHEELCAKHRNDKNELRKCNEGAKKLKAKMVEDQKLWDSCRVNLEGKITEQQNEIDEARKLSKKHEDLCSQLMQEKIKMEEDLKKINDSSKKLNAKMTEDEKMWDFCMKNLEGRAVGLQNQLNEIQVLSQGHEEMCTKLRQEKNDLENKLKEFNDINKELENKIIEFDACKVELKGRVAELQDELNETRNLCQENENLSTELRQENTELGNKLKESNDESNELKAKLTEDGCLWSLCKAELEGTVARLQNELNEIRLKHEEFYIQLRDEKILLEEKLKEFDDETKELKTTMTENRCLWDSSKAELESTIAELQNELNETRLKHDTYYIHLRDEKEHLEEKLKGYEYQNKELHVKMIENASVWNTCKANLEKAIVELQNELNESRILSQKNQVSCNEISKEKNELENKLIESINETKELKENLAEDGCLWEICKEEFEDKVAKSENEVEEARMFSKKHEKLWSQSREENNEFENKVKQCNDMIEELQGKINEDRSLWDACKADIQVEIVELQDELDSAVNEREVLKQRYEELCAKHRNDKNELRKCDEGVKKLKAKMVEDQRLWDSCRVNLEGKISELQNEIDGIKKLNAKMTEDKQLWDSCKTKLECMVSGLQNELNATRVLSQGHEELCTKLGQEKNDLEDKLKELNDINKELQNKMIEDGLLFDACKVELKGRDAKLNATRQKLKEFFINLRAEKKHLEEKLKGLDYKKRELQNELDNKTIFLCQNHEKECTVLREQKSGLQKKLKECNDRIKELNAKLGLWSTCKENLQGKFAGLLYEKRIMSQEHDELCNHLTDEKHMLEHKLSECNDRNYKLHAQTNECNNKKTGKADFNISVKISVRNSKN, encoded by the exons ATGGCAAGAGGAAAGGGAAATAAAGGGAAAGGAAATACCAAACAG GGTCAACCAGCACCGACAAAAGTAAATACAAGTGATGATAGAGGTGATGAGGTGAAAAATTTAAAGAGCCTGAATCAAAGTTTACTCATTACAATCACCAGTGAAAGAAAACAAATAGATGAGTTGAAAAATGCATTGCAAATGAGTGATGACGCCTCTAAGAAGTTACTTGTGGAAGCCAGAAGTCTGTGGGATTCTTGTGAGGAAGCCATGAAAAGCACAATTGAAGAGCTAAAGAATGAGCTTAGTCAAACAAGAATATTGAATGACAGTCATGAAAAAATATGCACTCAATTAACTCAAGAAAAAAATGAGCTGGAAAATAAGTTGAAAGAATGCAATGATGAGAGTAAAGAATTACAATCTCTCAAaaatgagcttaatcaaacaagaatATTGAGCTCGAGTCACGAAAACTTATGTACTCAATTGGCACAAGAAAAAGATGAGCTGGAAAATAAGTTGAAAGAATGCAAGAATGAGATTCAGGGATTACAATCGCTGAAAAATGAGCTCAATCAAACAAGAATATTGTGTGAGAATTATGAAAATTTATGCTCTCAATTAGAACAGGAAAAAAATATGTTAGAAAATAAGGTGAAGGAATGCAACGATATGATTGAGGAACTACGAGGAAATATGAATGAAGATATATGCTTATCGGATATGCAAACAGAAATTGTAAAGCTACAAAATAAGCTTGACTCTGTAATTAATGAAAAAAAAGTGTTGAACCATAAACACGAGGAATTGTGCGCCAAACACAGAAATGATAAAAATGAGTTGAGAAAATGCAATGAAGGGGCTAAGAAATTGAAAGCAAAGATGGTCGAGGATCAGAAATTGTGGGATTCTTGTAGAGTAAATTTAGAAGGAAAAATTACAGAGCAGCAAAATGAGATTGATGAAGCTAGAAAATTGAGCAAGAAACATGAAGACTTGTGCAGTCAGTTAATGCAAGAGAaaattaaaatggaagaagatttgaaaaaaataaatgataGTTCTAAGAAATTGAATGCAAAGATGACTGAAGATGAGAAGATGTGGGATTTTTGTATGAAAAATTTGGAAGGCAGGGCTGTAGGGCTGCAAAATCAGCTTAACGAAATTCAAGTATTGAGCCAAGGACATGAAGAAATGTGCACAAAGCTAAGACAAGAAAAAAATGATTTGGAAAACAAGTTGAAAGAGTTTAATGATATAAATAAGGAATTAGAAAACAAAATTATTGAATTTGATGCTTGTAAGGTAGAGTTGAAAGGAAGAGTTGCAGAGTTGCAAGATGAGCTTAATGAAACAAGAAACTTATGCCAGGAAAATGAAAATTTGAGCACAGAATTAAGACAAGAAAATACTGAGCTGGGAAATAAGTTAAAAGAATCCAATGATGAGTCTAACGAATTGAAGGCAAAACTTACTGAAGATGGTTGCTTGTGGAGTTTGTGTAAGGCAGAGTTAGAAGGCACAGTTGCAAGGCTGCAAAATGAGCTCAATGAAAtaagattgaagcatgaagaaTTCTACATTCAACTAAGAGATGAAAAAATACTTTTGGAAGAAAAGTTAAAAGAGTTTGATGATGAAACTAAGGAATTGAAGACAACAATGACTGAAAATAGGTGCTTGTGGGATTCATCTAAGGCAGAGTTGGAAAGCACAATTGCAGAGCTGCAAAATGAGCTCAATGAAACAAGACTGAAACATGATACATACTACATTCATCTAAGAGATGAAAAAGAACACTTGGAAGAAAAGTTGAAAGGGTACGAGTATCAGAATAAAGAATTGCAtgtaaaaatgattgaaaatgccTCTGTCTGGAATACTTGTAAGGCCAATTTGGAAAAAGCAATTGTAGAGCTGCAAAATGAGCTTAATGAATCAAGAATTTTGTCTCAGAAGAACCAAGTATCTTGCAatgaaataagtaaagaaaaaaatgaattGGAAAATAAGCTGATAGAATCAATTAATGAGACTAAAGAATTGAAGGAAAACCTGGCTGAAGATGGATGCTTATGGGAGATTTGTAAGGAAGAATTTGAAGACAAAGTTGCAAAATCAGAGAATGAGGTCGAGGAAGCAAGAATGTTTAGCAAGAAACATGAAAAATTGTGGTCTCAGTCAAGAGAAGAAAACAATGAGTTTGAAAATAAGGTGAAGCAATGCAATGATATGATTGAGGAATTACAAGGAAAGATAAACGAAGATAGATCTTTATGGGATGCTTGTAAGGCAGATATACAAGTAGAAATTGTAGAGCTACAAGATGAGCTTGATTCTGCAGTTAATGAAAGAGAAGTCTTGAAGCAGAGATATGAGGAATTGTGCGCCAAACACAGAAATGATAAAAATGAGCTGAGAAAATGCGATGAAGGGGTTAAGAAATTAAAAGCAAAGATGGTTGAGGATCAGAGATTGTGGGATTCTTGTAGGGTGAATTTAGAAGGAAAAATTTCTGAGTTGCAAAATGAGATTGACGGTATCAAGAAACTGAATGCAAAGATGACTGAAGATAAGCAGCTGTGGGATTCTTGTAAGACAAAGTTGGAATGCATGGTTTCAGGGCTACAAAATGAGCTCAATGCAACAAGAGTATTGAGCCAAGGACATGAAGAACTGTGCACAAAGCTAGGACAGGAAAAAAATGATTTGGAAGACAAGTTGAAAGAGTTAAATGATATAAATAAGGAATTACAaaataaaatgattgaagatgGACTTTTGTTTGATGCGTGTAAGgtagagttgaaaggaagagatgCAAAGCTCAATGCAACAAGACAGAAACTTAAAGAATTTTTCATTAATCTAAGAGCTGAAAAGAAACACTTGGAAGAAAAGTTGAAAGGTTTGGATTATAAGAAAAGAGAATTGCAAAATGAGCTTGATAACAAAACAATTTTTTTGTGCCAGAATCATGAAAAAGAGTGCACAGTATTGAGAGAACAAAAGAGTGGCTTGCAGAAAAAGTTGAAAGAATGCAATGATAGGATCAAGGAATTAAATGCAAAATTGGGCTTGTGGAGTACTTGTAAGGAAAATTTGCAAGGCAAATTTGCAGGTCTGCTGTACGAAAAAAGGATAATGAGTCAGGAACATGATGAATTGTGCAACCATTTAACAGATGAAAAACATATGCTGGAACATAAGTTAAGTGAATGCAATGATAGGAATTACAAATTGCATGCACAGACAAATGAATGCAACAATAAGAAAACTGGTAAGGCAGATTTTAACATCTCTGTCAAAATCTCAGTTAGAAACTCGAAGAACTGA